The genomic segment GGTGTTGCGCAGCAGCAGGCTGTTGACGCGCAAGAACTCGGCATCGCGCGCGGCGTCTTGCGCTGCATCGAGGCCATCGGCGGGGGCCACATCGGCGATGGCGGGCGCGACGATGGGCACGGTGGGCGACAGCAGCGCGTCGTAGTCGCGCAGTTCGGCGTGCATGCGCTCGATCCAGTGCTGGCGTGCCTGCAGCAGTTCGATGTATTCCCAGGCCATCATGCTGGCGCCTTTTTCGATGCGGGCGCGCACTCGGGGGTCGTAGCGGGCGCCTGTGCGCTGCAACAGCGCGCGGTGCCAGGCATAGCCCTCGGGGGCGGGAAAGCCGTAGGCCGGCGCTGCCTGCATGGCCGGCGGCGCGATGTGCGCGATCCGGGCGCCGGCCTGGCGCAGCGTGGCGATGCTGCGCTCGAATGCGCGGGCCACGGTGGCGTCCATGTCGTCGAGGAACCAGGTGGACACCAGCGCCAGCCGGTATTCGGACAGTGGCGCCTGGCTGCGCGCGACGTGGCGCGCGGCCAGCACCTCGTGCGCCACGATGGCGTCGCGCACGCTGCGGGTCAGCGCGCAGGCCGTGTCCAGGCTGTGGGACAGCGGAATGGCGCCGGTGGTGGGCACCAGCCGGGCCGTGTTCTTGAAGCCCACGATGCCGTTGAGCGCGGCCGGAATCCGTATCGATCCGCCGGTGTCCGAGCCCAACCCGATGAACGCGGCCCCGGTGGCCACCGAGACCCCGGCGCCGCTGGAGGAGCCGCCCGGCACACGGGGCGCGCCCGGCAGCGCGCCAGAGCGGGCGTCCCAGGCGGCTGGCGTGCCGAAATGCGGATTCACCCCCACGCCGGAGCAAGCGAACTCGGTCATGTTGCTGCGCCCGATGATGCTGGCGCCCGCTGCCCGCAGCCTGGCCACCGCCACGCAGTCTCGTGCGGCGGGCGGGGCATCGGCCAGCGCGGTCGATCCGGCCGACGTGGTTTGCCCGGCGATGTCGAACAGGTCTTTGACCGATACCGCCAGTCCGGCCAGCGCCAGCCGCGCCTGGCCGGGCTGCGCCGCCGCGCTGCGCGCCTGATCGAAGGTGGTGCGGACAAAGCTGTGGTGGTTGGCCGGGGCCTGCGCGGCGGCAATGCAGCGCTCGAGTTCGGCGGGCGCCGTGGTGGCGCCGCTTTGCAGGCGTTCGCGGGTGGCGGTGAGGTCGGCGAGCATGGTCTGTGGTGCTAGAATCGTCAGGTTTTGCCGAGGGCCGCAACGCGCCGCGCGCCGCCCCAGCCCCCAGGGATTTCCCCAGGGGAGGCCAGGCGCGGCAGTCAGCCAGGCCGTGCAAGTCGGTGTGAGTGGGCGGTGGGTTGGCATCGTCACGCGACGACCAAGCCAGCCATTGCCATTGCATCGGCACGCAGCGACCGAACGAGTGTACACGCGGCTGCGGCAAAACAATCGCAAACCGGCCCTGTCCAGGTGTTGCGTCCTTCGTAGCAACGGCGGCGCAATGATTGGGGCTGGATTTCAGACCCAACCTATGGAGTATTTTCATGTCCGTCAGCATGCGCGAAATGCTGGAAGCCGGTGTCCACTTCGGTCACCAAACCCGCTTCTGGAACCCCAAGATGGCCCCCTATATCTTCGGCCACCGCAACAAGATCCACATCATCAACCTGGAAAAGTCGCTGCCACTGTTCCAGCAAGCCCAGAAGTTCGTCCGGCAACTGGCGGCCAACCGTGGCACGATTTTGATGGTCGGCACCAAGCGCCAGGCCCGTGAAATCCTGGCCACCGAGGCGTTGCGCGCCGGCATGCCTTTCGTCGACCAGCGCTGGCTCGGCGGCATGCTGACCAACTTCAAGACCGTCAAGACCTCGATCAAGCGGCTCAAGGACATGAAGGCCCAGCAGGAAGCGGGGCTCGACAGCCTGAGCAAGAAAGAGCAACTGACCTTCTCGCGCGAAATCGACAAGCTCGAAAAAGACATCGGCGGCATACAGGACATGAGCGCATTGCCCAACGCGATCTTCGTCATCGACGTGGGTTTCCACAAGATCGCCGTGGCCGAAGCCAAGAAACTGGGCATTGCGCTGATCGGTGTGGTCGACACCAACCATTCGCCCGAAGGCATCGACTATGTGATCCCCGGCAACGACGACTCGGCCAAGGCCGTGGCGCTGTACGCCCGCGGCATCGCCGACGCGATCATCGAAGGCCGTGCCAACGCCATCAACGAAGTGGTCAAAGCGGTGGCTCCCGAGAGCTCGGACGAGTTCGTCGAGGTCGATGAGTCTGCGCCCTGATGGTCTGAGCGCTGCGTGCGAACCCGGGCCGAGCGCCAGGCGCGAACCAAAGCGGGGCCCCGGGTGAGCCCCCTTTTTTTAGCCGCAATACCCGATTGAACTGAACCCGGAAGGAAGACAGATGGCTGCAATTACCGCAAGCATGGTTGCCGAACTGCGCGGCAAGACCGACGCCCCGATGATGGAATGCAAGAAAGCGCTGACCGAAGCCGGCGGCGACATGGCCAAGGCCGAGGAGTTGCTGCGCATCAAGCTCGGCACCAAGGCCGGCAAGGCGGCAGCGCGCATCACCGCCGAAGGCGTGGTGGCTTGCCATATCGACGGCACCCGGGGGGCGCTGATCGAGGTCAACAGCGAAACCGATTTCGTCAGCAAGAACGACAGTTTCCTGCAACTGGCCCGGGCTGCGGCCGAACTGGTGGCCAGGCACCAGCCGGCAGACATCGCTGCGCTGGGGGCGCTGGCTTACGAGCAAGACGGCTTCGGCCCCACGCTCGAAGACGTGCGCAAGGGCCTGATCGGCAAGATCGGCGAGAACATGGTCTTGCGCCGCTTCAGGTATTTTGGCGCCGGCCACCGGCTGGTCTCGTACCTGCACGGCACCCGCATCGGGGTGGTGGTCGAGTTCGACGGCGACGCCACCGTGGCCAAGGACGTGGCCATGCACATCGCGGCGATGAAGCCCGTGGCCCTGAGCAGCGCCGGAGTGCCCGCCGAACTGATCGCCGCAGAGCGTTCGGTGGCGGCGGCCAAGGCCGCCGAAGACAAGGCCCGTGCCGAAGCCGAGGGCCGACCCGTGCAATCCGACGACATCGTGGCCAAGCGCATCGAAGGCGCGGTGCACAAGTACCTCAAGGATGTCGCGCTGTTCAACCAGGCTTTCGTGAAGAACGACAAGCAGACCGTAGAGCAGGTGCTCAAGGCTGCCGGCACCACGGTCAAGGGCTTCGCACTCTATGTCGTGGGCGAAGGCATGGAAAAGAAGGTCGACGACTTCGCTGCCGAAGTGGCGGCCCAGGTGGCCGCAGCGAAAGCTGCCGTCACCTGATCGAAAGTTGCTGCCGCCACTCGAGCGAAAGCCGCTGCCCGATCGTCATGTCCCTGCCTGCCCTGTCACCGGAGAGTCCCCATGTCCCATGCTGCACCAGCCCACAAGCGCATCCTGCTCAAGCTGTCGGGCGAGGCGCTGATGGGCTCTGACGCGTTTGGCATCAACCACGCCACCATCGTTCGCATGGTGCAGGAGATCGCCGAAGTGACGCGCCTGGGGGTGCAGGTGGCGGTGGTGATCGGCGGGGGCAATATCTTCCGGGGCGTGGCCGGTGGCGCGGTCGGCATGGATCGTGCCACGGCCGACTACATGGGCATGCTGGCCACCGTGATGAACGCGCTGGCGCTGGCCGACGCGATGAACAAGCAAGCGCTGGTGGCGCGCGTGATGTCGGCCATTGCCATCGAGCAGGTGGTCGAGCCCTATGTGCGGCCCAAGGCCCTGCAGTATCTGGAAGAAGGCAAGGTGGTCATTTTTGCGGCCGGCACCGGCAATCCGTTCTTCACCACCGATACCGCCGCCGCGCTGCGCGGCGCCGAAATCGGCGCCGAGGTGGTGCTCAAGGCCACCAAGGTGGACGGCGTTTATACTGCCGACCCCCAGAAGGATCCCACGGCCACGCGCTATGCCAAGCTCAGTTTCGACGAGGCGATGGCGCGCAATCTGGGCATCATGGATGCGACCGCGTTTGCGCTGTGCCGCGACCAGAGGCTGCCGGTGCGGGTGTTCTCCATCATCAAGCATGGCGCCTTCAAGCGCGTGGTGATGGGCGAAGACGAAGGTACGCTGGTTTACGTCTGACGATGGCTGCGGGCCGGCCCCCGAGGAGAAAACATGACGATTGCCGAGATCAGGAAACATGCGGCGACCAGGATGGACCAGTCCATCGCGGCGTTCAGGAACAACCTGCAGAAGATTCGCACGGGCCGTGCCAATCCGGCTTTGCTCGATGCGGTGCAGGTCGACTACTACGGCGCCCTTGTGCCGCTGAGCCAGGTGGCGAATGTGGCGCTGATCGACGCGCGCACCATCAGCGTGCAGCCCTGGGAAAAGGGCATGGGAGCGAAGATCGAAAAGGCCATCCGCGACAGCGACCTGGGCCTGAACCCGGCGGCCATGGGCGATCTGATCCGCGTGCCGATGCCGCCGATGAGCCAGGAGCGCCGCAAGGAGATGACCAAGCTGGCGCGCAACGAGGGCGAGAGCGCCAAGATCGCCGTGCGCAACCTGCGCCGCGATGCCAACGAGTCCATCAAGAAACTGGTCAAGGACAAGCTGGCCTCGGAAGACGAGCAAAAGCGCGCCGAGACCGAGGTGCAGAAATTCACCGACAAACATATCGCCGAGATCGATGCGCTGGTGGCGGCCAAAGAGCAGGAAATCATGGCGCTTTGAGCGGCCCGGCATATGTCTGACCCGCAGGTGGTTCCACACCACATTGCCATCGTCATGGACGGCAATGGCCGCTGGGCCACGCGCCGCTTGTTGCCGCGCCTGGCGGGGCACCAGCAGGGGGTCGAGGCGCTGCGCCGCTGCGCCCGCGCCTGCGTGCAGCGCGGGGTGGCGGTGCTGACCGTTTTTGCGTTTTCTTCCGAAAACTGGAATCGGCCGGCCGATGAGGTCTCGGGCCTGCTGGAACTGCTGGCGCTGGCGCTGGCGCGCGAGGTGCCGCAACTGCAAAAAGACGGCGTGCGCTTGTATTTTGTTGGCGCGCGCGCCGACCTGGCGCCCAAGGTGCGCGCCGACCTGGCGCAGGCCGAGGCCGCGACGGCGGCCAACGCCCGCCTGGTGCTCAATGTGTGCTTCAACTATGGCGGCCGCTGGGACATTGCCCAGGCGGCGGCGGCGCTGGCGGCCCGTGGCGAACCGATCACCGAGGCCAGCCTGCACGGCGCGCTCGGGCTGGCCCATGTGCCGGACCCGGACCTGCTGATCCGCACCGGGGGCGAAATGCGGATCAGCAATTTTTTGCTCTGGCAGGCCGCATACTCCGAACTGTTTTTCAGCGACCGGCTGTGGCCGGACTTCGACGAGTCGGCACTGGACGGGGCGATTGCCGCGTTCTGCGGCCGCGAGCGCCGTTTTGGCAAAACCTCCGCACAAATCCTGTCCGCGCATCCCGATCCGGTGCCGGTCTGAAAAGGCCCCATGCTTGCGCAGCGCGTCGTCACCGCCCTTGTCTTGCTGGCCATCGTATTGCCGGCGCTGTGGTATCCCTCGACCATACCGTTTGCGCTGTTGGTGCTGGCGTTGGTGGCTGCCGGGGCCTGGGAATGGGGGCGCCTGAGCGGCCTGGGCCAGGCCGGCTCCTGGGCGCTGGGCGCTGCCTGCAGCGTGCTGTGCGGCGCCTCTTGGGCGCTGGGCCTGGTCGAGCGCGCGTTGACGCTGCTCTGGCTGCTGGGCGGCGGGCTGTGGGTGCTGGCCGTCGTCTGGCTGCTGCGCGCCGGTGTGCCGGCCTGGGCGCGCATTCCTGCCGCTGCGCGCCGGGTGGCCGGGGTGCTGGCCTTGTGGCTGGCCTGGCTGGCGGTGGTGCAGGCGCAGCATGTCGGGAGCAATTTTTTGTTGTCCGTCTTGCTGCTGGTGTGGGTGGCTGATATCTTTGCCTATTTTGCGGGCCGGGCTTTGGGTCTGCGCTTTGCCCGGGCCCGGCTGGCGCCGGCCATCAGCCCGGGCAAGAGTTGGGAAGGCGTGTGGGGCGCTGCGCTGGGCGTGCTGCTGCTGGCCTGGGTCTGGGTGGCGGCCGATGCCCATTGGCAGGCGGCAGTGCCCAGCTTTTACACCCGTATGGCGCAACCGGGCTGGTGGTTCCTGGCGCTTGCGGCATTGTTCATGCTCGCAATGGGTGTTGCGGGCGATCTGCTGGAGTCGCTGATCAAACGCAGCGCCGGCGTGAAAGACAGCAGCGGCCTGCTGCCCGGTCACGGCGGCGTGCTCGACCGGGTCGACGCCTTGTTGCCTACGCTGCCGCTGGCGATGATGTTGACCCGTCTGACGACATGAAACAACGACTCACAGTCCTGGGCTCCACCGGTTCCATAGGCACCAGCACGCTCGATGTGGTGGCCCGGCATCCCGACCGGTTCGAGCTGTTTGCGCTCAGCGCTGCCACCCAGGTCGATCTGCTGCTGGCGCAATGTGCGCAGTTTGGCCCCCGGTTCGCCGTGATGGCCAGCCGGCCCCATGCCCGGTCGCTGGCCGAGAAGTTGAAGGCCAACGACATTCAGACGCAAGTGATCATTGCCCATGATGCCCTCGAAATAATAGCGTCCCATGCCGATGTGGATGTCGTGATGGCGGCCATCGTCGGGGCGGCGGGGCTGGCGCCCTGCCTGGCGGCCGCCCGTGCCGGCAAGCGGCTGCTGCTGGCCAACAAGGAGGCGCTGGTCGTCGGCGGCGCCTTGTTCATGCAGACCGTGCGCCAGGGCGGGGCCAGGCTGCTGCCCATCGACAGCGAGCATTCGGCGATTTTCCAATGCCTGCCCGAGGACCCGGCCACCTGGTCCGGGCGGGTCGACAGCATCCTCTTGACCGCCTCGGGCGGGCCGTTTCGCCAGCACGACCCGGCCACGCTGGCGCACATCACGCCGGCCCAGGCCTGCGCGCACCCGAACTTTGCCATGGGGCGCAAGATTTCGGTCGATTCGGCAACGATGATGAACAAGGCGCTGGAGGTGATCGAGGCGCGCTGGTTGTTCGACCTGCGTCCGGAGCAGATCAAGGTCGTGCTCCATCCGCAGCAGATCATCCATTCGATGGTGCAGTTCAAGGACGCATCGGTTCTGGCCCAACTCGGCACACCCGACATGCGGGTGCCGATCGCCTGCGGGCTGGCCTGGCCGGAGCGCATTGCCAGCGGCGCCAGAACGCTCGATTTCTCGACCCTGTCGGCGCTCGCGTTCGAGGCCGCCGATGCCGTTCGCTTTCCGGGGCTGCATCTGTCCTGGCAGGCGCTGAAGGCGGTCGAGGGAACGACCGCCGTGCTCAACGCCGCCAACGAGGTGGCGGTGGCGGCGTTCTTGTCCGGGCGACTGCGTTTCGACCATATCCATGCGGTCAATCTGGCCACGCTGGACGCGGTAGCGCCCTGCCGGCCCGATTCGCTGCAAGCCCTGCTCGACCTGGACAGCCAGGCGCGCCATGCCGCCGAGCATGCCGCCGGCAGGTATTGCCGAATGTCGTGAATGTCGTAATCCCCCACGGAGCCACCGCCATGCTGCTGACCATCGTTGCCTTTGCTGCGGCCATCGGCCTGTTGATCGCCGTGCACGAATACGGGCATTACCGGATGGCCGTGGCCTGCGGTGTCAAGGTGCTGCGCTTCGCGGTGGGTTTTGGCCCTCCCTTGCTGCGCTGGCAGCCCCGAGGCTCGCCGACCGAGTTCGTGCTCGGCGCCTTTCCGCTGGGGGGCTATGTGCGCATGCTCGACGAGCGCGAAGCGCCGGTGCCGCCCGGGGAGCGCCATCTGGCCTTCGGCCGCCAGCCGCTGCGCTCGCGGGTGGCGATCACGCTGGCCGGGCCGGTGGCCAACCTGCTGCTGGCGGCGCTGCTGTATTCCATCGTCAACTGGAACGGGGTGGAGCAGCCCCGCGCCCTGCTGGCCAGTCCGGTGGCCGGCTCGGTGGCGCAGGCGGCGGGCCTGCGCGGTGGGGAGTTGGTCGAGCGCGGCGCGTTGGGCGCGCAAGAATGGATTGCGGTGCGCTCGTTCGAGGACCTGCGTTGGCTGCTGATGCGCGGCGCGCTCGAAGGGGAGAACGTGCGCCTGGATGTGCAGTCTGCGCAGGGCAACGGGCACCGGGAACTGCTGCTGGACATGTCCGGGATCGACAGCCGGCAGGTCAATGCCCGGATGTTTCGCGAGATCGGGATTCTCGGCCCCTGGACGCGCCCGGTGCTGGGGCAAATCCTGCCGCAGGGCGCGGCCGAGCGCGCGGGCCTGCGCCGGGGCGATGTGGTGCTCAAGGTCGGCAGCACCGAGGTGGTCGACGGTCAGCAGTTGCGCGAACTGATCCGGCACTCCGTTCGGGGCGCCGGGCCATGGAGCCAGACCTGGCGCATCGAGCGCGCCGGGCAAGTGCTGACGCTGCCGGTGCAACCCGATGTGGTGCGGGAGTCGGGGGGGTCGGCCGAGTCCTCGATCGGGCGCATCGGCGCCGAGGTGGGCGCCCTGTCCGAGTTCGTCACGGTCCAGTACGGCTTGCTCGAAGGCGCCTGGGCCGGCCTCGTCAAGACCTGGGATGTCTCTGCGCTCACGCTGCGCATGATGGGGCGCATGGTGATCGGCGAGGCTTCGCTGAAGAACCTGAGCGGGCCGCTGACGATTGCCGACTACGCGGGCCGCTCGGCCGACATGGGGCTGACGCCGTACCTGATCTTCCTGGCGCTGATCAGCGTCAGCCTGGGGGTGCTGAACCTGCTGCCGCTGCCGGTCCTCGATGGTGGGCACCTGATGTATTATCTTTGGGAGGCGGTCACGGGCAAGGGGGTGTCGGATGCATGGATGGAGCGCCTGCACCGTGGCGGCGCGGTCTTTTTGCTGCTGCTGATGTCCGTCGCCCTGTTCAACGATGTCACCCGGATCTTCTTTGGTTGACCCTCGGCCCACATTTTTTGCCGCGCCGGCCCTGCCAGCGCGCTGCCTGCTTCAGCCATGACAAAACTCATTGATCGCCTGGGCCTGCGCACCGCATCGGTCGTTGCCGCCATGGTTTTTGCCTCCCATGCGGCCTGGGCCCTGGAGCCTTTCAAGGTGCAGGACATCCGCGTCGAAGGCTTGCAGCGGGTCGAGCCCGGAACCGTGTTCGCCTCGATGCCGCTGCGCGTCGGCGACGACTACGACGACGAGAAAGGGGCGGCCGCGATCCGTGCGCTGTTCGGGCTTGGTCTGTTCACGGATGTGCGGCTGCAAGCCAGTGGCAATGTGCTGGTGGTGGTGGTGCAGGAGCGCCCGACGATTGCCGACGTGAACTTTGCCGGAACCCGCGAATTCGACAAGGACACGCTGAAAAAGACCATGCGCGATATCGGCCTGGCCGACGGGCGTCCCTACGACAAGGCGCTGACCGACCGCGCCGAGCAGGAGCTCAAGCGCCAGTACATCAACCGCAGCCTGTATGGCGCCGAGGTGGTGACCACGGTGACGCCGATCGAGCGCAACCGCGTGAACCTGACATTCACGGTGGTCGAGGGCGAGCCGGCCCGCATCCGGGAACTACGCATCGTGGGCAACCAGGCGTTCAGCGAATCGGCGCTCAAAGGCCTGTTCGACCAAGACACCGGCGGCTGGCTGAGCTGGTACACCAAGTCCGACCGCTATTCGCGCGCCAAGCTCAATGCCGATCTGGAGACCCTGCGCTCGTACTACCTGCAACGCGGCTATCTGGAGTTCCGCATCGATTCCACGCAGGTCGCGATTTCGCCGGACAGGCAGGAAATCTCGATCACGGTCAATGTCACCGAGGGCGAGCGCTATGTGGTGTCGGGGGTCAAGCTCGAAGGCAACTACCTCGAACGCGACGACGAGTTCAAGTCGCTGGTGACCATCCGTCCCGGCGAGCCGTACAACGCCGACCAGGTGACCGAGACCATCCGGGCGTTTTCCGAATACTTTGCCCGCTTCGGATTCGCCTTTGCGCGGGTCCAGGCCGTGCCGGAAATCGACCGCGAGAACAATCGCGTGGTTTTCGTGCTGCAGGCCGATCCGACGCACCGCGCCTATGTGCGGCGCATCAACGTCAGCGGCAACAACCACACGCGCGATGAAGTGATACGCCGCGAATTCCGCCAGTACGAAGCCTCCTGGTACGACGGCGACAAAATCCGCCTGTCGCGCGACCGCGTCGACCGCCTGGGCTTTTTCACCAGCGTCAGCGTCGAGACGCAGGAAGTGCCGGGTGCGCCAGACCAGGTGGACCTGGTGATCAACGTGATCGAAAAGCCCACGGGCGCGCTGCAAATGGGCGTGGGCTTTTCCAGCGCCGAGAAGCTCTCGCTGTCGTTCGGCTTCAAACAGGAGAACATCTTTGGCACCGGCAACTACCTGGGCGTCGAAGTCAACACCAGCAAGTACCGGCGCACGCTGGTGTTCAGCACCACCAACCCGTACTTCACACCCGACGGGATTTCGCGCACCTTCGATCTGTACTACCGCACCGACAAGCCCTACGAAGACCAGGGCGGCAACTACCGCCTGATCACCATCGGCAGTTCGGTGCGGTTTGGCGTGCCGTTCAGCGAGACCGATACGGTGTTCTTCGGCGGCGGCCTGGAGCAGACCCGGATCAAGTCCGGCACCAACATCCCTGCCAGCTATCTGTCCTACGCCGACAAGTTCGGCGCCACGAGCCTGGCGGCTCCGCTGACGATGGGCTGGTCGCGCGACGACCGCGACAGTGCGCTGGCGCCCAATGCCGGGCGTTACCAGCGCCTGAACTCCGAGTGGTCGGTGGCCGGAGACGCGCGCTACCTGCGCGCCAACTACCAATACCAGCAATACGTGCCGCTGAACAAGCGCTTTACCGTGGCCTTCAATGGCGAGGCCGGCCTGGGCAAGGGCCTGAACGGGCGCCCGTTCCCGGTGTTCAAGAACTTCTACTCGGGCGGCCTGGGCTCGGTGCGCGGCTTCGACCAAGGCACCCTGGGGCCGCGCGATGTGACCGGCGCCTCGCTCGGCGGCCCGAAGAAAATCACGCTCAATACCGAACTGCTGGCCCCCTTCCCGGGCGCGGGCAACGACCGGACCCTGCGCCTGTTCGGCTTTGTCGATGTGGGCAATGTGTACGCGGAAAACGAAACCATCCGCTTGCGCGAAATGCGTGCCTCGGTGGGCCTGGGCCTGAGCTGGATTTCGGTGCTCGGCCCGCTGCGGCTGGGGTTTGCGCAACCGGTGCGCAAGTTCCCCGGCGATAGAATCCAGAAACTGCAATTCCAGATCGGAACGTCTTTCTAATGAAATCCCTTTCTCGCCATCTCCCCGATCTCCCCCTGGCCCTGTTGCTCGGCCTGCTGGCCGTTGCGGCACCGGCGCAGGCACAGGCGCAAGAGTTCAGAGCCGGATTCGTCAATACCGACAGAGTCTTCCGGGAAGCCAACACCGCCCGGGCCGCGCAGGCCAAGCTGGAACAGGAATTCTCCCGCCGCGAGAAGGATCTGATCGAGTTGGGCAACACGCTCAAGACCGCCACCGAGAAGTTCGAGCGCGAAGCGCCCACGCTGGCCGAAAGCCAGCGCGCTGCGCGCCAGCGCCAACTGGCCGATCAGGACCGCGATTTCCAGCGCAAGCGCCGTGAATTCCAGGAAGACCTGAGCGTGCGCAAGAACGAAGAACTCTCCCAAGTGCTCGAACGCGCCAACAAGGTCGTCAAGCAGGTGGCCGAGTCGGAAAAGTACGACGTGATCCTGCAAGAGGCGGTCTACATCAACCCCAAACACGACATCACCGACAAGGTGATCAAGGCACTCAATGCCGCAGCCAGCACCAGTGCCAAAGACGCCGCCAAGTAAATCGGGCCCGCCGCGCCGGCGCAGCACAGGTGGCTCGTGAGCCTGCTCCTCGGGCAGATCGTCGATGCGCTCGGCGGCTCGCTGCAAGGAGGCTCGCGCGACACCCCGATCTGCCGCATCGCACCGCTGCAAGCCGCTGGCCCGGGCGACCTGAGCGTCCTGAGCCATCCCCGTTACCAACAGCAGTTGGCCGCCTCCCGGGCGGCCTGCGTCATTGTGGCGCCGGCGTTGCGCGCGGCGGCGCTGGCGCGCGGCGCCTGCATCCTGGCCGAGCAACCCTACGCCTACTTCGCGCGCGCCACGCAGCTATGGCGCCAGCACCATGCGCCGGCGCCAGCGCCCGGCGTGCACGCCAGTGCAGTGCTCGATCCGACGGCCCAGGTCCATCCCACGGCCAGCATCGGCCCGCTGTGCATTCTTGAGCGGGGTGCGCAGGTCGGCGCCGGCAGCCGGCTCCAGGCGCGCGTCACCGTGGGCGCGGACTGCCGCATCGGCGCGCGCTGCCTGCTGCACGCCGGTGTGGTGGTCGGCGCTGACGGCTTTGGCTTTGCGCCCGAGGACGGGCAGTGGATCAAAATCGAGCAACTCGGCGCCGTGCGCATTGGCGACGA from the Verminephrobacter eiseniae EF01-2 genome contains:
- the bamA gene encoding outer membrane protein assembly factor BamA; translation: MTKLIDRLGLRTASVVAAMVFASHAAWALEPFKVQDIRVEGLQRVEPGTVFASMPLRVGDDYDDEKGAAAIRALFGLGLFTDVRLQASGNVLVVVVQERPTIADVNFAGTREFDKDTLKKTMRDIGLADGRPYDKALTDRAEQELKRQYINRSLYGAEVVTTVTPIERNRVNLTFTVVEGEPARIRELRIVGNQAFSESALKGLFDQDTGGWLSWYTKSDRYSRAKLNADLETLRSYYLQRGYLEFRIDSTQVAISPDRQEISITVNVTEGERYVVSGVKLEGNYLERDDEFKSLVTIRPGEPYNADQVTETIRAFSEYFARFGFAFARVQAVPEIDRENNRVVFVLQADPTHRAYVRRINVSGNNHTRDEVIRREFRQYEASWYDGDKIRLSRDRVDRLGFFTSVSVETQEVPGAPDQVDLVINVIEKPTGALQMGVGFSSAEKLSLSFGFKQENIFGTGNYLGVEVNTSKYRRTLVFSTTNPYFTPDGISRTFDLYYRTDKPYEDQGGNYRLITIGSSVRFGVPFSETDTVFFGGGLEQTRIKSGTNIPASYLSYADKFGATSLAAPLTMGWSRDDRDSALAPNAGRYQRLNSEWSVAGDARYLRANYQYQQYVPLNKRFTVAFNGEAGLGKGLNGRPFPVFKNFYSGGLGSVRGFDQGTLGPRDVTGASLGGPKKITLNTELLAPFPGAGNDRTLRLFGFVDVGNVYAENETIRLREMRASVGLGLSWISVLGPLRLGFAQPVRKFPGDRIQKLQFQIGTSF
- a CDS encoding OmpH family outer membrane protein, yielding MKSLSRHLPDLPLALLLGLLAVAAPAQAQAQEFRAGFVNTDRVFREANTARAAQAKLEQEFSRREKDLIELGNTLKTATEKFEREAPTLAESQRAARQRQLADQDRDFQRKRREFQEDLSVRKNEELSQVLERANKVVKQVAESEKYDVILQEAVYINPKHDITDKVIKALNAAASTSAKDAAK
- the lpxD gene encoding UDP-3-O-(3-hydroxymyristoyl)glucosamine N-acyltransferase encodes the protein MSLLLGQIVDALGGSLQGGSRDTPICRIAPLQAAGPGDLSVLSHPRYQQQLAASRAACVIVAPALRAAALARGACILAEQPYAYFARATQLWRQHHAPAPAPGVHASAVLDPTAQVHPTASIGPLCILERGAQVGAGSRLQARVTVGADCRIGARCLLHAGVVVGADGFGFAPEDGQWIKIEQLGAVRIGDDVEIGANTCIDRGTLQDTVIEDGVKLDNLIQIGHNVRIGKHSALAGCVGVAGSARIGAHCTIGGGAIVLGHLELADHVHISAATVVTRSLTRPGQYTGLFPIDDNARWEKNAATLKQLHSLRERIKALEQALKAA